A single region of the Dyella humicola genome encodes:
- a CDS encoding efflux RND transporter periplasmic adaptor subunit: MPCFTARVRRYFEPATVWVLTLACLACSNTQNAPAGAGQPLTVLVTTVIASPTPNIVELPGRIEAVRTAEVRARVDGIVERRLYQEGTDVAAGAPLFQIDARDYRAQLQQAQASSQRADAVQVNAAAVVARFKPLVQRQAVSAQEYEEAVASLQQAQANVSDAHAQVELAQLRLDRCIVTAPIAGRVGRAQVTEGALVSGSAATLLTQVNQLSPISAVFTQSNTSLLDFQQQVQSGALKAADRKHVEVQLILANGQEYGERGFLDFTDLVVEPSTGTQTVRAQFANPARILLPGQFVRGRIVTGTLKSGIRVPERAVQIDNGAASVAIVADDGSVVRRNVELGAQDGGEWIILDGLKPGERVIVDGWHKVQPGMRVNAQPAPAPLPSTH; the protein is encoded by the coding sequence TTGCCCTGTTTCACCGCCAGAGTCCGCCGCTACTTTGAACCGGCGACGGTGTGGGTCCTCACGCTCGCGTGCCTGGCCTGTAGCAACACGCAGAATGCGCCGGCGGGCGCGGGCCAGCCATTGACGGTTCTGGTCACCACGGTTATCGCGTCGCCGACGCCCAACATCGTTGAGCTTCCAGGCCGGATCGAGGCCGTTCGAACGGCGGAAGTGCGTGCGCGCGTCGACGGTATTGTCGAACGCAGGCTCTATCAGGAAGGGACGGACGTAGCCGCCGGGGCGCCGTTGTTCCAGATCGACGCACGCGACTACCGCGCGCAGTTGCAGCAAGCCCAGGCGAGCTCGCAGCGCGCCGACGCGGTGCAGGTCAATGCCGCCGCCGTGGTCGCGCGGTTCAAGCCACTGGTCCAGCGGCAGGCGGTGAGCGCGCAGGAATACGAGGAGGCCGTGGCCTCCCTCCAGCAGGCCCAGGCTAACGTATCGGACGCACACGCCCAGGTGGAACTGGCGCAATTGCGGCTCGATCGTTGCATCGTCACGGCGCCGATCGCCGGTCGCGTGGGGCGTGCGCAAGTGACCGAGGGTGCCCTGGTCAGCGGCAGCGCAGCGACCCTGCTCACCCAGGTCAATCAGCTGTCGCCGATCAGCGCCGTGTTCACCCAGTCGAATACCTCGTTGCTTGACTTTCAGCAGCAGGTACAGTCCGGCGCCCTCAAGGCGGCCGACCGGAAACACGTCGAGGTGCAGCTGATTCTTGCGAACGGGCAAGAGTATGGCGAGAGGGGCTTCCTGGATTTCACCGACCTGGTCGTCGAGCCATCCACCGGCACGCAGACCGTACGCGCCCAGTTCGCCAACCCGGCGCGCATCCTGCTGCCTGGTCAGTTCGTGCGTGGACGCATCGTCACCGGCACCCTCAAGTCGGGTATCCGCGTGCCCGAACGGGCCGTGCAGATCGACAACGGCGCGGCAAGCGTGGCCATCGTCGCCGACGATGGCTCGGTGGTCCGTCGAAACGTGGAGCTTGGGGCGCAAGACGGCGGCGAGTGGATCATTCTCGATGGCTTGAAGCCGGGTGAGCGCGTCATCGTCGATGGCTGGCACAAGGTCCAGCCGGGGATGCGCGTGAACGCCCAGCCGGCACCGGCTCCGCTGCCATCCACGCACTGA
- the pcp gene encoding pyroglutamyl-peptidase I: MPRILLTGFTPFGNDVINPSWEAVRLLHDQHIADHRVVAHLLPTAFEDSRRELEAAVREIEPSILLGVGQAGGRSRLSIERVAINVQDARLPDNTGAQPIDEAVIPGGPAAYFSTLPIKAMLAALQADGLPVEISNTAGTYVCNHVAYLMLHEAAKRKGMRAGFIHIPYLPEQAVRLPQAPSMARDDVVRALTVALRIAAGQVVDDRLGAGTLD; this comes from the coding sequence ATGCCACGCATCCTTCTGACGGGCTTCACCCCGTTCGGCAACGACGTCATCAATCCATCCTGGGAGGCCGTGCGCCTGCTGCACGACCAACACATTGCCGATCACCGGGTGGTGGCGCATCTGTTGCCGACGGCCTTCGAGGATTCGCGCCGCGAGCTGGAAGCTGCCGTGCGCGAGATCGAGCCCAGCATCTTGCTTGGCGTCGGCCAGGCCGGCGGCCGCAGCCGGTTGTCGATCGAGCGGGTGGCCATCAACGTGCAGGATGCGCGCCTGCCGGATAACACCGGCGCGCAACCGATCGACGAAGCGGTGATCCCGGGTGGCCCGGCGGCATATTTCAGCACGCTGCCGATCAAGGCCATGCTTGCCGCGCTACAGGCCGACGGCCTACCGGTCGAAATCTCGAATACGGCTGGCACCTATGTCTGCAACCACGTCGCCTATCTGATGTTGCACGAGGCGGCCAAGCGGAAGGGTATGCGCGCGGGCTTTATCCATATCCCTTACCTGCCGGAACAGGCCGTGCGTCTGCCGCAGGCGCCCAGCATGGCCAGGGACGATGTCGTGCGTGCCCTGACCGTGGCCCTGCGCATCGCGGCCGGCCAGGTCGTCGACGACAGGCTGGGTGCGGGCACCCTGGATTGA
- a CDS encoding biotin-dependent carboxyltransferase family protein, producing MSVFVMKPGLLSSLQDGGRLGYAALGVGRAGAADWPAWRLANALVGNANGEAALEFTLIGPTLRFERATVIALTGAPVDARVGNQSLPGWTRCVLPAGSALQLGGMRHGCRGYLAVRGGFAAATVLGSRSTDLNARIGPFDGRALQIGDQLEVGDGDPALPPRSVRALQMMRWGLDPQPWFDYGRAPLALWRGHHFDQLDDTSQQALFKASFTLSKDSNRVASRLDGQRLNLRQPMELISEATVPGTLQLPPSGQPILLQAEAPVTGGYPRIGQLAAVDLPRLAQRRPGDTLCFRETTLSEAAQRLAARRLRLQRLLEHIERRLDFA from the coding sequence ATGAGTGTGTTCGTGATGAAACCCGGGCTGTTGAGCAGTCTTCAGGACGGCGGACGCCTGGGCTATGCCGCGCTCGGCGTAGGCAGGGCCGGCGCAGCGGATTGGCCCGCATGGCGGTTGGCGAATGCACTCGTCGGCAATGCCAATGGCGAAGCCGCACTGGAATTCACGCTGATCGGTCCGACGCTTCGCTTCGAGCGGGCGACGGTGATCGCGCTGACCGGCGCGCCGGTGGACGCGCGCGTGGGCAATCAAAGCTTGCCCGGCTGGACGCGTTGCGTACTGCCCGCCGGTAGCGCGCTGCAGTTGGGCGGCATGCGGCATGGTTGCCGCGGCTATCTGGCGGTTCGGGGAGGGTTCGCGGCGGCGACCGTGCTCGGAAGCCGGAGCACAGACTTGAATGCACGCATCGGCCCCTTCGACGGACGCGCGCTGCAAATCGGCGACCAGCTTGAGGTAGGCGATGGCGATCCAGCGCTGCCGCCACGCTCGGTCAGGGCGCTGCAAATGATGCGTTGGGGGCTCGATCCGCAGCCCTGGTTCGACTATGGCCGGGCACCGTTGGCGCTGTGGCGTGGTCACCACTTCGACCAGCTCGACGACACCTCGCAACAGGCACTGTTCAAGGCCTCCTTCACCCTCAGCAAGGACAGTAATCGGGTCGCCAGTCGCCTGGACGGCCAACGGTTGAATTTGCGCCAGCCCATGGAGCTGATTTCCGAGGCGACTGTGCCGGGTACCCTACAGCTGCCGCCCTCCGGCCAGCCGATACTGTTGCAGGCCGAGGCGCCGGTGACCGGGGGTTATCCTCGCATCGGCCAGCTTGCGGCGGTGGACCTGCCGCGGCTCGCGCAGCGGCGGCCCGGCGATACCCTATGCTTCCGGGAGACCACCCTGAGCGAGGCTGCACAACGACTGGCCGCGCGCCGGCTGCGGCTGCAGCGCCTGCTCGAACACATCGAACGACGGTTGGATTTCGCATGA
- a CDS encoding LamB/YcsF family protein, with protein sequence MTPDVLKTIDLNSDLGESFGAWRMGDDAALLAIVSSANIACGFHAGDPDIMRHTVSLAVEHNVAIGAHVSLPDLQGFGRREMAVTPNEAYAMTLYQIGALHGFAQAAGTRLRHVKPHGALYNMAARDAKLADAIAQATRDFDPTLCLFGLAGSALVKAGLDAGLPVASEAFADRSYRADGSLQPRREPGAVITESDQAIAQAMAIAREGSVRAVDGQIISLQADTLCVHGDGAHAVAFARSLHAALEAAGMVVAAPHVSRPITSGARA encoded by the coding sequence ATGACGCCTGACGTACTCAAGACCATCGACCTCAACAGCGACCTGGGCGAATCCTTCGGCGCATGGCGGATGGGCGATGATGCCGCGTTGCTCGCCATCGTCAGCTCGGCCAATATCGCCTGCGGCTTTCATGCGGGCGATCCGGACATCATGCGGCACACGGTGTCGCTCGCGGTGGAACACAACGTGGCGATTGGCGCTCACGTCTCGCTCCCCGACCTGCAGGGGTTTGGCCGCCGCGAGATGGCGGTGACGCCGAACGAAGCCTATGCGATGACGCTGTACCAGATCGGCGCGCTGCACGGTTTTGCGCAGGCTGCAGGCACGCGCTTGCGCCACGTAAAGCCGCATGGCGCGCTGTATAACATGGCTGCGCGCGACGCGAAGCTGGCGGACGCGATCGCGCAGGCGACGCGCGATTTCGATCCGACCCTGTGCCTGTTCGGCTTGGCGGGTTCGGCCTTGGTCAAGGCCGGCCTCGATGCGGGATTGCCGGTGGCTTCCGAAGCGTTCGCCGATCGCAGCTATCGTGCCGATGGATCGTTGCAGCCGCGTCGAGAACCGGGTGCGGTGATAACCGAGAGCGACCAGGCCATTGCCCAAGCCATGGCGATAGCGCGCGAGGGCAGCGTGCGTGCTGTCGATGGCCAGATCATCTCGCTGCAGGCCGATACGTTGTGCGTGCATGGCGACGGCGCGCATGCGGTGGCGTTTGCCCGCAGCCTGCATGCGGCACTGGAAGCCGCCGGCATGGTCGTCGCTGCCCCGCATGTCTCACGCCCGATTACATCAGGCGCTCGCGCATGA
- a CDS encoding VOC family protein, producing MHYSRLCAVLIDCQSPDLDQAASFWAEALGRQIDPDHPGTRGNYRMLETPPDEPIVQIQRVSHESRVHIDIETDDIPAEVSRLEGLGASVVSRLERWVVMQAPTGQRFCVVRVQRPGFPKNARRWP from the coding sequence GCGCCGTGCTGATCGACTGCCAGTCACCTGATCTTGATCAGGCGGCCAGCTTCTGGGCTGAGGCGCTTGGCCGTCAGATCGATCCGGATCATCCAGGCACGCGTGGCAACTACCGCATGCTGGAGACCCCGCCCGACGAACCCATCGTGCAGATTCAACGCGTCAGCCACGAGAGCAGGGTTCACATCGACATTGAAACCGATGACATTCCCGCCGAGGTAAGTCGCCTGGAAGGGCTAGGTGCCAGCGTGGTCAGTCGCCTGGAGCGTTGGGTGGTAATGCAGGCTCCGACGGGACAACGATTCTGTGTCGTACGCGTGCAGCGACCGGGTTTTCCCAAGAACGCGAGACGCTGGCCGTAA
- a CDS encoding DUF969 domain-containing protein, with protein MNYWPLLGVAVIVVGFALRFNPVPVVVCAALVSGLLAGLHVPDLLALLGKSFVSSRMLMLFVLTLPAIGLLEHAGLREHAQRWMGRLRGLTLARLLIGYLLVRELLAMLGLTGVAGAAQTVRPLLAPMGEGAVEKILPVVTDADRDELRAVAAATDNVGRFFGEDVFIALGAVLLIQGFYAQHGIDLTPLSIALWALPTAIAAFVIQSVRVWLYQRRLLRRAARMRAEQAA; from the coding sequence ATGAATTATTGGCCCTTGCTTGGCGTCGCGGTGATCGTGGTCGGCTTTGCCTTGCGCTTCAATCCGGTGCCGGTGGTGGTGTGTGCGGCCCTGGTCAGTGGCCTGCTGGCTGGTTTGCACGTGCCCGATCTGCTGGCGCTGCTCGGCAAGAGTTTCGTTTCCAGCCGCATGCTGATGTTGTTCGTGCTGACCCTGCCGGCCATCGGCCTGCTTGAGCATGCAGGCCTGCGCGAACATGCCCAGCGCTGGATGGGACGCCTGCGCGGACTGACCTTGGCGCGACTGTTGATCGGCTATCTGCTGGTGCGCGAACTGTTGGCGATGCTTGGCCTCACCGGCGTCGCAGGCGCCGCGCAGACCGTGCGCCCGTTGCTGGCGCCGATGGGTGAGGGCGCCGTGGAGAAAATCCTGCCGGTGGTGACGGACGCCGACCGCGACGAGTTGCGCGCCGTGGCGGCGGCGACGGACAACGTCGGTCGTTTCTTCGGTGAAGATGTCTTCATAGCCTTGGGCGCCGTACTGCTGATCCAGGGCTTCTACGCACAACACGGTATTGATTTGACGCCGCTGTCGATCGCGTTGTGGGCCTTGCCCACGGCCATCGCTGCCTTCGTCATCCAGTCCGTTCGCGTATGGCTGTACCAGCGTCGCCTGCTGCGCCGCGCGGCCCGCATGCGCGCCGAACAGGCAGCCTGA
- a CDS encoding 5-oxoproline transporter, DUF979 family subunit, translated as MLRIEYAYWLIAAFLAYTGLGNLRERHGWRAAFWLLLGGLFGGGDYVLAQQAVGNLLPAQIAGVSVIALALLAPRLHRHAHADSGDAESRLRSAIRLGHKLFVPALLIPLVTLLVALFGAYLSIAGYAVFAKAQMTLTGLALACLVALFAAARVARAPVRQGIAEGRRLLDAIGWAALLPLLLAALGEVFTHSGVGTAIAALASNNLPTSSAFACLLVFALGMVLFTVIMGNAFAAFPVMMAGIGLPLLIHQHGANPAILGSMGMLCGYCGTLLTPMAADYNLVPAALLELRNPYGVIRAQVWSAVSIFIVTFAMMWMLVFR; from the coding sequence ATGTTGCGCATCGAATATGCCTATTGGCTGATCGCGGCCTTCCTTGCCTACACCGGGCTGGGCAATCTGCGGGAGCGACATGGTTGGCGCGCGGCCTTCTGGCTGCTGCTGGGCGGGTTGTTCGGCGGCGGCGACTATGTGCTCGCGCAGCAAGCGGTGGGTAACCTGCTGCCGGCGCAGATCGCGGGCGTCAGCGTGATCGCGTTGGCCTTGCTCGCACCACGGCTGCATCGACATGCGCACGCGGACAGCGGCGATGCCGAATCGCGCCTTCGATCCGCCATACGCCTGGGCCACAAGCTGTTCGTGCCCGCGCTGTTGATTCCGTTGGTGACCCTGCTGGTCGCACTGTTCGGCGCGTATCTGTCGATCGCCGGTTACGCGGTATTCGCCAAAGCGCAGATGACTCTGACTGGACTGGCGTTAGCTTGTTTGGTGGCCTTGTTCGCCGCGGCAAGAGTGGCGCGTGCACCCGTGCGCCAAGGCATCGCGGAAGGCCGTCGCCTGCTCGACGCGATCGGCTGGGCGGCCTTGCTGCCGCTGTTGTTGGCAGCCCTGGGCGAAGTATTCACGCACAGCGGCGTGGGCACGGCCATTGCGGCTTTGGCCAGCAACAACCTGCCAACAAGCAGCGCATTCGCCTGCCTGCTGGTGTTTGCGCTGGGCATGGTGTTGTTTACCGTGATTATGGGCAACGCGTTTGCGGCATTCCCGGTGATGATGGCCGGCATCGGCTTGCCGCTGCTGATCCACCAGCACGGCGCGAACCCGGCGATCCTCGGCTCGATGGGCATGCTGTGCGGCTATTGCGGCACCTTGCTGACGCCGATGGCGGCCGACTACAACCTGGTGCCGGCAGCGCTGCTGGAGCTGCGCAACCCCTACGGGGTGATTCGTGCGCAGGTGTGGAGCGCGGTATCCATCTTCATCGTCACCTTCGCGATGATGTGGATGCTGGTATTCCGTTGA
- the pxpB gene encoding 5-oxoprolinase subunit PxpB yields the protein MTRAAPAPHIELLSEDALLLRFGESIESSINARVHAAATRLREQLAGVECVPAYASLLLRFDPAQWDDSDPVAPAQRVSERVMAALQELPDSGDGDREVDIPVWYGGDAGPDLAAVAAHAGFACDEVIARHSAATYRVAMLGFAPGFPYLLGLDPTLAMPRRSDPRISVPAGSVAIGGEQTGIYPQALPGGWQLIGRTPRRLFDLHAATPSLLQPGDRVRFRAIDEDEFQRLAAEARR from the coding sequence TTGACCCGCGCGGCGCCTGCTCCGCACATCGAACTTCTTTCGGAAGACGCCCTGCTGCTGCGTTTCGGCGAGAGCATCGAGTCATCGATCAATGCACGCGTGCACGCGGCGGCGACCCGGTTGCGCGAGCAGCTTGCTGGCGTCGAGTGCGTGCCAGCTTATGCGAGTTTGTTGCTGCGCTTCGATCCGGCGCAGTGGGACGATAGCGACCCGGTGGCGCCAGCCCAACGCGTGAGCGAGCGAGTGATGGCGGCATTGCAGGAACTGCCGGATAGCGGCGACGGCGACCGCGAGGTCGATATTCCGGTGTGGTACGGCGGCGACGCAGGGCCGGATCTGGCAGCGGTCGCAGCCCATGCAGGGTTTGCTTGTGACGAAGTGATCGCTCGCCATAGCGCGGCGACGTATCGCGTCGCCATGCTTGGCTTTGCCCCCGGCTTTCCTTATCTGCTTGGCCTCGATCCCACCTTGGCGATGCCGCGCCGGAGCGATCCGCGCATCAGCGTGCCGGCCGGCAGTGTGGCCATCGGCGGGGAACAAACCGGCATCTATCCACAAGCCTTGCCGGGCGGCTGGCAGCTGATCGGTCGCACGCCACGGCGTCTGTTCGATCTTCATGCGGCAACGCCGTCGCTGTTGCAGCCGGGAGATCGTGTGCGTTTCCGCGCGATCGATGAAGACGAGTTCCAGCGGCTTGCCGCCGAGGCGCGCCGATGA